One segment of Drosophila mauritiana strain mau12 chromosome 3R, ASM438214v1, whole genome shotgun sequence DNA contains the following:
- the LOC117143072 gene encoding uncharacterized protein LOC117143072 isoform X1, with protein MKLHVLSWLLFFLAPGGCPIYSIDLATLEVPTNDFQNELTLQSMLSSELRDYRNGLIDRVDDQVTNPPYSPPPKYQEHEWFKDLPSELQKATRRRATESDSFLGTNLFGNYRKNCFSTEDIAMISARKDFELLVPKSFPQCLLTDSLVYMLLRYFNTVNQIVKRMSDDDTRLIMQRGFYDALGGYLRYYLVPMAQLSYYAGRIKLNTVERLVNIYQQCKTTLNTNGNGWRAPDKDVLSQFKVRKIEPVKLPKSCHSQEDASSCAQLDQTCISQEPDQGSMIVSLPRLETLDENGYMGNIYLPFRKRRIYNLRSPRSEFIVVKFFQTLTNCHRFQGISQANYNRQLLAWIKENLEMHYSDDVFYPGLGGILQIQERLSREAKSAEEEARAPCNKDDGKGSPPCPKEDSRKMSRSAIHWQEMSEPVQEPGQESEHQDEWLTGLNKVQNLPEEVEECRECDNDETLIWCIAAFLTLLLLLILLIICCCMRRGKKKRVAPTDAEAPPPKERPRKEKEPLKAKEPEKEREKKDEKDETDASRRYYYSGSGRSTSQRSVPSNRYANNPELDSFTSSSSLGCQFNRKCMPLKFSRAKGGEYYAPDKSRDPVGKQVSPLKLLSDDSSPSRAPYRDVSKPALKSTLSVIPSSDSELGSRENRHRHRHDREEARRKKHTDFETGRKKEQTKSSEDKKPSSPERRSSKQVRIATPEKHDTSDDPLLHRKKSQQKPDVPAGRQRGGAESLKDSPSWETTFDDN; from the exons ATGAAACTTCATGTGCTCTCCTGGCTGCTTTTCTTTCTGGCACCCGGGGGTTGTCCCATATACAGCATCGACCTGGCTACTTTGGAGGTGCCCACAAACGATTTCCAAAACGAACTGACCCTGCAATCCATGCTCAGTTCGGAGCTGCGGGATTACCGCAATGGCCTGATCGATAGGGTCGATGACCAGGTGACCAATCCTCCCTATTCCCCGCCGCCCAAATACCAAGAGCATGAATGGTTTAAGGATCTGCCCAGCGAGCTGCAAAAGgcgacgaggaggagggccACAGAATCGGACTCATTCCTGGGCACCAATCTGTTTGGCAACTACCGCAAGAATTGCTTTTCCACGGAGGACATTGCTATGATATCCGCGCGCAAGGACTTCGAGCTTCTGGTGCCCAAATCCTTTCCGCAGTGCCTCCTCACCGACAGCCTTGTCTACATGCTACTGCGGTACTTCAATACTGTTAACCAGATCGTGAAGCGTATGTCAGACGATGATACGCGGCTCATCATGCAGAGAGGATTCTACGATGCCCTGGGTGGCTACCTGCGCTATTATCTGGTGCCCATGGCCCAGTTATCCTACTATGCCGGACGCATCAAGCTGAACACCGTGGAGCGCTTGGTGAACATATATCAGCAGTGCAAAACGACACTCAATACGAACGGAAATGGGTGGCGAGCTCCGGACAAGGATGTATTGTCGCAGTTCAAGGTGCGAAAAATCGAACCGGTCAAGCTGCCCAAGAGCTGCCATTCCCAGGAGGATGCCTCCAGCTGTGCTCAACTGGATCAGACTTGCATTTCCCAAGAGCCGGATCAAGGGAGCATGATTGTGAGCCTGCCTCGGCTGGAGACGCTCGATGAGAATGGCTATATGGGCAACATATACCTGCCCTTTCGAAAACGACGCATCTACAATCTTCGATCTCCCAGATCGGAATTCATCGTGGTGAAGTTCTTCCAAACCCTAACCAACTGCCATCGGTTTCAGGGCATCAGCCAGGCTAATTACAATCGCCAGTTGCTCGCCTGGATAAAGGAAAATCTAGAAATGCATTACAGCGATGATGTATTCTACCCGGGTCTGGGCGGAATACTGCAGATCCAGGAGAGGCTGTCGAGAGAGGCGAAGAGTGCGGAGGAGGAGGCCCGGGCACCATGCAATAAGGATGACGGGAAGGGATCACCACCCTGTCCCAAAGAGGACTCCCGCAAGATGAGTCGCTCCGCCATTCACTGGCAGGAGATGTCGGAACCAGTTCAGGAGCCGGGGCAGGAGTCAGAGCACCAGGACGAATGGCTCACCGGATTGAATAAGGTTCAGAATCTGCCGGAGGAAGTGGAAGAGTGCCGCGAGTGCGACAACGATGAGACACTGATCTGGTGCATTGCCGCCTTTCTGACCCTGCTCCTACTCCTCATTCTGCTCATCATCTGCTGTTGCATGCGAAGGGGCAAGAAGAAGAGGGTTGCCCCAACGGATGCAGAGGCTCCTCCGCCGAAGGAGAGGCCCAGGAAAGAAAAGGAGCCGCTGAAAGCCAAGGAGCCAGAAAAGGAAAGAGAAAAAAAGGACGAAAAAGACGAAACTGATGCTTCTCGCAGGTACTACTACTCCGGTTCTGGTCGCTCCACCTCACAAAGATCGGTGCCGAGCAATC GATATGCGAATAATCCCGAGCTAGATTCCTTCACCTCATCCTCGTCGCTGGGATGTCAGTTCAACAGGAAGTGCATGCCTCTGAAGTTCTCCCGAGCGAAAGGAGGGGAATACTATGCACCGGACAAGAGCCGGGATCCGGTGGGAAAGCAGGTCTCTCCCCTCAAACTTCTTTCCGATGATTCGTCTCCTAGCCGAGCTCCCTACAGGGACGTTTCTAAGCCCGCACTCAAGTCAACCCTATCCGTCATTCCCTCGTCGGACAGCGAACTGGGCAGCAGAGAGAATAGACATCGACATAGGCATGACCGCGAAGAAGCCAGGCGGAAGAAGCATACGGACTTCGAAACGGGTCGAAAGAAAGAG CAGACCAAATCCTCAGAAGACAAAAAGCCATCATCACCTGAAAGGCGATCGTCCAAACAAGTGAGGATAG CAACGCCGGAAAAGCACGATACATCCGATGATCCTCTTCTGCACAGGAAGAAGTCGCAGCAGAAACCAGATGTCCCTGCCGGTCGCCAGAGGGGCGGTGCAGAG TCTTTAAAGGACTCTCCCAGCTGGGAAACGACTTTTGACGATAACTAG
- the LOC117143072 gene encoding uncharacterized protein LOC117143072 isoform X2 translates to MKLHVLSWLLFFLAPGGCPIYSIDLATLEVPTNDFQNELTLQSMLSSELRDYRNGLIDRVDDQVTNPPYSPPPKYQEHEWFKDLPSELQKATRRRATESDSFLGTNLFGNYRKNCFSTEDIAMISARKDFELLVPKSFPQCLLTDSLVYMLLRYFNTVNQIVKRMSDDDTRLIMQRGFYDALGGYLRYYLVPMAQLSYYAGRIKLNTVERLVNIYQQCKTTLNTNGNGWRAPDKDVLSQFKVRKIEPVKLPKSCHSQEDASSCAQLDQTCISQEPDQGSMIVSLPRLETLDENGYMGNIYLPFRKRRIYNLRSPRSEFIVVKFFQTLTNCHRFQGISQANYNRQLLAWIKENLEMHYSDDVFYPGLGGILQIQERLSREAKSAEEEARAPCNKDDGKGSPPCPKEDSRKMSRSAIHWQEMSEPVQEPGQESEHQDEWLTGLNKVQNLPEEVEECRECDNDETLIWCIAAFLTLLLLLILLIICCCMRRGKKKRVAPTDAEAPPPKERPRKEKEPLKAKEPEKEREKKDEKDETDASRRYYYSGSGRSTSQRSVPSNRYANNPELDSFTSSSSLGCQFNRKCMPLKFSRAKGGEYYAPDKSRDPVGKQVSPLKLLSDDSSPSRAPYRDVSKPALKSTLSVIPSSDSELGSRENRHRHRHDREEARRKKHTDFETGRKKETKSSEDKKPSSPERRSSKQVRIATPEKHDTSDDPLLHRKKSQQKPDVPAGRQRGGAESLKDSPSWETTFDDN, encoded by the exons ATGAAACTTCATGTGCTCTCCTGGCTGCTTTTCTTTCTGGCACCCGGGGGTTGTCCCATATACAGCATCGACCTGGCTACTTTGGAGGTGCCCACAAACGATTTCCAAAACGAACTGACCCTGCAATCCATGCTCAGTTCGGAGCTGCGGGATTACCGCAATGGCCTGATCGATAGGGTCGATGACCAGGTGACCAATCCTCCCTATTCCCCGCCGCCCAAATACCAAGAGCATGAATGGTTTAAGGATCTGCCCAGCGAGCTGCAAAAGgcgacgaggaggagggccACAGAATCGGACTCATTCCTGGGCACCAATCTGTTTGGCAACTACCGCAAGAATTGCTTTTCCACGGAGGACATTGCTATGATATCCGCGCGCAAGGACTTCGAGCTTCTGGTGCCCAAATCCTTTCCGCAGTGCCTCCTCACCGACAGCCTTGTCTACATGCTACTGCGGTACTTCAATACTGTTAACCAGATCGTGAAGCGTATGTCAGACGATGATACGCGGCTCATCATGCAGAGAGGATTCTACGATGCCCTGGGTGGCTACCTGCGCTATTATCTGGTGCCCATGGCCCAGTTATCCTACTATGCCGGACGCATCAAGCTGAACACCGTGGAGCGCTTGGTGAACATATATCAGCAGTGCAAAACGACACTCAATACGAACGGAAATGGGTGGCGAGCTCCGGACAAGGATGTATTGTCGCAGTTCAAGGTGCGAAAAATCGAACCGGTCAAGCTGCCCAAGAGCTGCCATTCCCAGGAGGATGCCTCCAGCTGTGCTCAACTGGATCAGACTTGCATTTCCCAAGAGCCGGATCAAGGGAGCATGATTGTGAGCCTGCCTCGGCTGGAGACGCTCGATGAGAATGGCTATATGGGCAACATATACCTGCCCTTTCGAAAACGACGCATCTACAATCTTCGATCTCCCAGATCGGAATTCATCGTGGTGAAGTTCTTCCAAACCCTAACCAACTGCCATCGGTTTCAGGGCATCAGCCAGGCTAATTACAATCGCCAGTTGCTCGCCTGGATAAAGGAAAATCTAGAAATGCATTACAGCGATGATGTATTCTACCCGGGTCTGGGCGGAATACTGCAGATCCAGGAGAGGCTGTCGAGAGAGGCGAAGAGTGCGGAGGAGGAGGCCCGGGCACCATGCAATAAGGATGACGGGAAGGGATCACCACCCTGTCCCAAAGAGGACTCCCGCAAGATGAGTCGCTCCGCCATTCACTGGCAGGAGATGTCGGAACCAGTTCAGGAGCCGGGGCAGGAGTCAGAGCACCAGGACGAATGGCTCACCGGATTGAATAAGGTTCAGAATCTGCCGGAGGAAGTGGAAGAGTGCCGCGAGTGCGACAACGATGAGACACTGATCTGGTGCATTGCCGCCTTTCTGACCCTGCTCCTACTCCTCATTCTGCTCATCATCTGCTGTTGCATGCGAAGGGGCAAGAAGAAGAGGGTTGCCCCAACGGATGCAGAGGCTCCTCCGCCGAAGGAGAGGCCCAGGAAAGAAAAGGAGCCGCTGAAAGCCAAGGAGCCAGAAAAGGAAAGAGAAAAAAAGGACGAAAAAGACGAAACTGATGCTTCTCGCAGGTACTACTACTCCGGTTCTGGTCGCTCCACCTCACAAAGATCGGTGCCGAGCAATC GATATGCGAATAATCCCGAGCTAGATTCCTTCACCTCATCCTCGTCGCTGGGATGTCAGTTCAACAGGAAGTGCATGCCTCTGAAGTTCTCCCGAGCGAAAGGAGGGGAATACTATGCACCGGACAAGAGCCGGGATCCGGTGGGAAAGCAGGTCTCTCCCCTCAAACTTCTTTCCGATGATTCGTCTCCTAGCCGAGCTCCCTACAGGGACGTTTCTAAGCCCGCACTCAAGTCAACCCTATCCGTCATTCCCTCGTCGGACAGCGAACTGGGCAGCAGAGAGAATAGACATCGACATAGGCATGACCGCGAAGAAGCCAGGCGGAAGAAGCATACGGACTTCGAAACGGGTCGAAAGAAAGAG ACCAAATCCTCAGAAGACAAAAAGCCATCATCACCTGAAAGGCGATCGTCCAAACAAGTGAGGATAG CAACGCCGGAAAAGCACGATACATCCGATGATCCTCTTCTGCACAGGAAGAAGTCGCAGCAGAAACCAGATGTCCCTGCCGGTCGCCAGAGGGGCGGTGCAGAG TCTTTAAAGGACTCTCCCAGCTGGGAAACGACTTTTGACGATAACTAG
- the LOC117143031 gene encoding DNA polymerase alpha subunit B: MEEELKQQFDEMGVEPADSVLGRCAELAITYNIHDATEFVEQWMAFSLSHLHGEDPAIENLGDFERKVLQLRKDKACSKTTGQTVKSYGSPSVQDTNSLATYGVMEDDPMLDDYVSESAVDSSALHTPKAKKESVRSSNLKGGVLFSPASYTPQSAKRKAGLETPSNSVAGKPGDIVDTFGHPKLLAGSSWQSQMEHTVPVTQKLLHNEASLTIANLGYMNDLLTDRCHNLRVRFDQTGPALVDKKLGQAGAAECIWYPQDRQVLQSAGGLHALGMIHSEDDGPLDAHSAFMAVLDDDVEDEMDPTLTLNFSRVKSASIFPGQVVLAKGFIPRGKTFMVEEIHTERKLTPATPLQIDRKLQFVVASGPFTDSTDLFYEPLHDLLKYLKDHRPDVLVLTGPFLDADHKMVGELAETFDTFFEKMIGGIMEAIGSHTAVLVVTSQKDAMALSVYPTPPPTLRRTYPNLYMLPDPSLVDLDGLTLGVTSTDVVDHLLSHEFAVNAGERMHRAINHLFHQGSFYPLYPPADEDMAYDSQLALKYAQLKQLPNVLILPSDQRHFVRLVNDCLVINPGRVANKKGGTFARFLVAPSVPGKPANMFNSVACQVQRI; the protein is encoded by the coding sequence ATGGAGGAGGAATTGAAGCAGCAGTTCGACGAGATGGGCGTGGAGCCAGCGGACTCAGTTTTGGGCAGGTGTGCGGAGCTGGCCATTACGTACAACATCCACGACGCCACAGAGTTCGTGGAGCAGTGGATGGCCTTCAGCTTGTCGCACCTTCATGGCGAAGATCCTGCGATCGAGAATCTGGGCGACTTCGAGCGGAAGGTGCTGCAGCTGCGGAAGGACAAGGCGTGCTCCAAAACAACTGGCCAGACGGTGAAATCATATGGTTCGCCCTCTGTACAGGATACGAACTCACTCGCCACATATGGCGTCATGGAGGACGATCCCATGCTTGATGACTATGTCAGCGAATCGGCAGTGGACTCCTCCGCCCTGCATACGCCCAAGGCCAAGAAGGAGTCGGTTCGAAGCTCCAATCTCAAGGGCGGTGTGCTCTTTAGCCCCGCCAGCTATACACCCCAATCGGCAAAGAGGAAAGCAGGTTTAGAAACACCATCCAACTCAGTGGCCGGCAAGCCGGGCGACATAGTCGACACCTTCGGACATCCCAAACTCCTAGCTGGCTCCAGCTGGCAGTCGCAAATGGAGCACACGGTGCCAGTAACCCAAAAACTGCTGCACAACGAAGCCTCGCTGACCATCGCCAATTTGGGCTACATGAACGACTTGCTGACCGACCGATGTCACAACCTGCGCGTCCGCTTTGACCAAACGGGGCCTGCACTGGTGGACAAGAAACTTGGACAAGCAGGCGCAGCCGAGTGCATTTGGTATCCGCAGGATAGGCAGGTATTGCAGTCCGCAGGTGGACTCCACGCGTTGGGAATGATTCATTCCGAGGACGATGGCCCACTGGACGCCCACTCCGCATTTATGGCTGTTTTGGATGACGATGTAGAAGATGAAATGGACCCAACGCTCACGCTCAACTTCTCCAGGGTCAAGTCTGCCAGCATATTCCCAGGTCAAGTGGTGCTCGCCAAAGGGTTCATACCCAGGGGCAAAACCTTCATGGTAGAGGAGATTCACACAGAGCGCAAACTGACGCCAGCAACGCCACTGCAAATAGACAGGAAGCTTCAGTTTGTGGTGGCCTCCGGACCCTTTACGGACAGTACGGATCTCTTCTACGAACCGCTGCACGACCTGCTTAAGTACCTCAAGGATCACAGACCTGACGTGCTGGTGCTTACGGGACCCTTCCTGGATGCGGACCACAAGATGGTCGGCGAACTGGCCGAGACCTTCGATACATTCTTCGAGAAGATGATTGGGGGAATAATGGAGGCGATTGGTAGTCACACCGCAGTGCTGGTGGTGACCAGTCAGAAGGACGCCATGGCGCTCTCCGTATATCCAACGCCGCCACCCACTCTGCGCAGAACCTATCCGAATCTATACATGCTGCCCGATCCATCTCTGGTGGACTTGGATGGCCTTACGCTGGGCGTTACCTCAACCGACGTGGTGGATCACCTGCTGAGTCACGAGTTTGCTGTAAATGCCGGCGAGCGGATGCACAGGGCCATCAACCACTTGTTCCACCAGGGCTCCTTCTATCCTTTGTATCCTCCGGCGGACGAAGACATGGCCTACGATTCCCAGCTGGCGTTGAAATATGCACAGCTCAAACAGCTGCCAAATGTGCTCATCCTGCCCAGCGACCAGCGGCACTTCGTACGCTTGGTCAACGACTGCCTGGTGATCAATCCCGGCCGTGTCGCGAACAAGAAGGGCGGCACTTTCGCCCGCTTCCTGGTGGCGCCTTCGGTGCCGGGAAAGCCAGCCAACATGTTCAACAGTGTGGCGTGCCAAGTCCAACGCATCTAA
- the LOC117143033 gene encoding E3 ubiquitin-protein ligase MARCH5: MARNVAAPQALAGGDSMEVERRCWMCLETDKEDGGLAWVNPCLCGGTRKWVHESCVSLLIDEVTRTVDNDLQPVSCPICETEYNISYPNLGIFDRALKLTNGLILKHLYNCLAIVFKVAFAYLSATSFGAITYMQITGQEGGVHQIIQSGDLLLILIGFPLISVVLILGRMIPWEDALLRFIISLPRICLGPEYDQTEPYPPAPMNENSGSRVFCGAILLPTISMYVGRVLYSSVDDKLQQTLFGGLTFIAIKGILKMYLMHNQYILRMQRRVLDYTDENLVELDGH; the protein is encoded by the coding sequence ATGGCTAGAAACGTTGCTGCGCCACAAGCTTTAGCTGGAGGAGATTCTATGGAAGTGGAGCGCCGTTGCTGGATGTGTTTGGAGACCGATAAGGAGGACGGTGGCCTGGCTTGGGTGAATCCATGTCTCTGTGGAGGAACCCGTAAGTGGGTGCACGAGAGCTGCGTTTCCCTCTTGATCGACGAGGTGACCCGAACAGTCGACAACGATCTGCAACCCGTTTCCTGCCCCATATGCGAAACGGAGTACAACATTTCATATCCGAATCTCGGGATTTTCGACAGGGCTTTGAAGCTGACCAACGGTCTTATCCTAAAACACTTGTATAATTGCCTGGCCATTGTCTTCAAGGTGGCCTTTGCCTATTTGTCAGCGACTTCATTCGGAGCAATAACATATATGCAGATCACTGGTCAGGAAGGTGGCGTTCATCAAATAATTCAGTCGGGAGACCTGTTGCTTATTCTGATCGGATTTCCATTAATATCAGTAGTTCTGATACTTGGACGCATGATTCCCTGGGAAGATGCACTGTTGCGCTTCATTATAAGTCTTCCAAGGATCTGCCTAGGACCGGAATATGACCAGACCGAACCATACCCTCCTGCGCCAATGAACGAAAATTCGGGATCGCGGGTGTTCTGTGGAGCCATCCTCTTGCCCACCATATCCATGTACGTGGGTAGGGTTCTTTACAGCTCTGTCGACGATAAGTTGCAACAAACTCTTTTTGGAGGATTGACTTTCATAGCGATTAAGGGAATCTTGAAAATGTACCTCATGCATAACCAATACATCCTCCGTATGCAGCGTCGCGTTTTGGATTACACTGATGAAAACCTAGTGGAGTTAGACGGACACTAG
- the LOC117143032 gene encoding uncharacterized protein LOC117143032, which produces MPYEKFNKKRRQWEDSGVLELIKLWKVCAYELRTIKRNGHLYVAMAKQLTSLGVPVTALEVHFKVNNLTQRYRQEQKTFETTGIISTWKFYSQVDDVFKSLAAHTGYKDKRMTSASNTSSLPSTSESPVWKNPMSQQEFNSNNTEGFYKTEYGMHRHFMDHSQPPPNAGSVDNFMASSAAVAAVAAAASARLADNNMDQQMNTAAGGSGGSGGGGGNTNGGVANYQKIKKSHEDYDKFVDIVKNIVDTHKSTPDKVDTFGDFIKSYMKRWPERLQDEAINHITNYVIVKNMEHSMVSSHNPEGVNNRQ; this is translated from the exons ATGCCT TATGAAAAATTCAACAAAAAGCGCCGACAATGGGAGGATAGTGGTGTTCTAGAGCTGATCAAACTATGGAAAGTCTGCGCCTATGAGCTGCGCACCATTAAACGGAATGGCCATCTGTATGTGGCAATGGCCAAGCAGCTAACCTCGCTGGGCGTCCCTGTTACCGCACTCGAGGTTCACTTCAAAGTCAACAATCTAACGCAGCGCTACCGACAGGAGCaaaagaccttcgagaccacAGGCATCATCAGCACCTGGAAGTTCTACAGTCAAGTGGATGATGTGTTTAAGAGTCTGGCCGCACACACCGGTtacaa AGACAAACGCATGACAAGTGCGTCCAATACGAGCAGCTTACCATCTACATCCGAGTCACCAGTTTGGAAGAATCCAATGTCTCAGCAAGAGTTTAATAGCAACAACACGGAGGGGTTCTATAA GACCGAGTACGGCATGCATCGGCACTTTATGGACCACTCCCAGCCACCACCCAATGCCGGCAGCGTGGACAACTTCATGGCCTCCTCGGCGGCCGTGGCGGCGGTAGCTGCCGCTGCCTCGGCCCGCCTGGCGGATAATAACATGGATCAGCAAATGAACACGGCTGCCGGTGGAAGCGGCGGCAGTGGTGGTGGCGGGGGCAACACCAATGGAGGCGTGGCCAACTACCAGAAGATCAAAAAGTCGCACGAGGACTATGACAAGTTCGTGGACATTGTGAAGAACATCGTGGACACGCACAAGAGCACTCCGGACAAGGTGGACACCTTCGGCGACTTTATTAAATCGTACATGAAGCGCTGGCCGGAGCGGCTACAGGACGAGGCCATTAACCACATCACCAACTACGTGATCGTGAAGAACATGGAGCACAGCATGGTCAGCAGCCACAATCCCGAGGGGGTGAACAACCGACAATAA
- the LOC117143035 gene encoding uncharacterized protein LOC117143035, with amino-acid sequence MAGQEQHGVSGAASVPWRCQTVAGAVRWGFEQRQKGATKQAHFIAHHHHHHLTPTPFNKSLFLEHNAHIHWHSHTDTYVPVIIIIIRLCDGATTTTATTKANVISGLNNKK; translated from the exons ATGGCAGGGCAAGAGCAACATGGTGTGAGCGGTGCAGCTAGTGTGCCATGGCGTTGCCAGACTGTCGCTGGTGCAGTGCGTTGGGGTTTCGAACAGCGCCAAAAG GGCGCAACAAAGCAAGCGCATTTCATcgctcatcatcatcatcaccacctTACCCCCACCCCGTTCAACAAATCGCTTTTCTTGGAGCATAATGCACACATACACTGGCACAGTCACACCGACACGTATGTGCcggtcatcatcatcatcattaggTTGTGCGatggagcaacaacaacaacagcaacaacaaaagcgaacGTCATTAGCGGgctaaataacaaaaaatga
- the LOC117143034 gene encoding filamin-A produces the protein MFKVSQEMRLNTQAASSASACSSSGSGLEGHSPEEGGIFGRYQRTPDADAYPSESPRVYVAPELTDAGKVQLLHFPSGALRVNSPLGFIIKRNGVKGNFEVRVEGPSGQPIQPVRQQQLDPERFQIDCQLAAGAGLYKVHIKCNSVTLPRSPFIIVAIAGATESIEGKPASSSVAISDSDASRVQSRGLGLTHVSLVERNEFTVDCGQAGSNMLLVGVLGQRGPCEEVVVRHLGRGIHRVSYRVCDPGDYILVVKWGEQNVPGSPFSLSAD, from the exons ATGTTCAAAGTGTCACAGGAGATGCGTCTGAACACGCAGgccgcctcctccgcctccgcctgCAGTTCGAGTGGGAGTGGCCTGGAGGGCCATAGTCCGGAGGAGGGCGGTATTTTTGGACGCTACCAGCGGACGCCCGATGCGG ATGCCTATCCCTCGGAATCGCCGCGCGTTTATGTGGCACCCGAGCTGACCGACGCCGGCAAGGTGCAGTTGCTCCACTTTCCCAGCGGCGCGTTGAGGGTGAACAGCCCGCTGGGATTCATCATCAAGCGGAACGGGGTCAAGGGAAACTTCGAGGTGCGCGTCGAGGGTCCCAGTGGCCAGCCCATCCAGCCCGTTCGGCAGCAGCAGTTGGATCCGGAGCGCTTCCAGATCGATTGCCAGCTGGCCGCCGGAGCGGGTCTCTACAAGGTGCACATCAAGTGCAATTCCGTGACCCTGCCCCGCTCCCCGTTCATCATCGTGGCCATAGCAGGAGCTACCGAATCTATCGAGGGCAAACCAGCGAGTTCTTCAG TCGCCATCTCGGACTCGGATGCCAGTCGAGTACAGAGCCGTGGCCTGGGCCTCACCCATGTCAGCTTGGTGGAGCGCAACGAGTTCACCGTGGATTGCGGCCAGGCGGGTAGCAACATGCTCCTGGTGGGCGTGCTGGGGCAACGCGGTCCCTGCGAGGAGGTGGTGGTCAGGCATCTGGGACGCGGTATACACAGGGTCAGTTACCGCGTGTGCGATCCCGGTGACTACATCCTGGTGGTCAAGTGGGGGGAGCAGAACGTACCCGGATCTCCGTTCAGCTTAAGTGCGGATTAG